TACGGTCCAATTCCATGTCCAAACCCCGATATTATATTCATAAGTGCACTAAATCTTGCCCTATAGTTGGTTGGCGAATGATTTGCAATATATACACCTGAGTTAGTAGCGCTTAGTATCTCACCAATTGTCCAAATAATTGTTGATAATATATAAAAATGAGCTGAACGCACGAAATACAGCATTCCAAATCCTACAGCAAAGAATATCCCTGCTAAAAATATATTGAAGATTGCTTTGTTTTTCTTAGTTATATGTATAATAACAGTCGTCAGAATAATAACCGTAAGTCCATTTACCGAATTTAGCAATCCTACATATTTTGAAGCCTCCTGTCCAAATCCTTCCTTTAATTGCATTGTAGTTGCAAAATTACCCTGTGAATATGCAAATGAAAAGGCTATAGATATCACACCAAATACAAGCAATTGTTTCCTCTTTAAAAGTTCCCTAAAGGTATTGCTGTCCTCATCTGCTAATAATTCTTCATCTTCATTGTTAATTTCAGCTTTCTTATCCTCAACAAAATGAGCTACAAGAAATGTTGCAACTATTATAGAAATTGTATTCCCTAAAAAGACCCACTGAATATAATTTTTGTATAAAAATCCAGCTATTAATGGCCCTACTGAAAATCCGATGTTTATCCCAAGATAAAGCAGTGA
This genomic window from Caloramator mitchellensis contains:
- a CDS encoding MFS transporter, with the protein product NRLILKAFKPYIGLPRGVYILFFARIINAMGNFVFPLLTMYLTDKLGLSSKTAGQFVSLAAMSYFPGAIIGGKLSDHIGRKKVLITSQLLAGLLFLPCAFLEKSMLIPWLLILAGVMNGAAQPASSALLTDITTKENRKQSFSLLYLGINIGFSVGPLIAGFLYKNYIQWVFLGNTISIIVATFLVAHFVEDKKAEINNEDEELLADEDSNTFRELLKRKQLLVFGVISIAFSFAYSQGNFATTMQLKEGFGQEASKYVGLLNSVNGLTVIILTTVIIHITKKNKAIFNIFLAGIFFAVGFGMLYFVRSAHFYILSTIIWTIGEILSATNSGVYIANHSPTNYRARFSALMNIISGFGHGIGPYLMGTFIGIYGVRMVWPLVFGITSIATLLMFLLYKNERSE